A window of Rhododendron vialii isolate Sample 1 chromosome 11a, ASM3025357v1 contains these coding sequences:
- the LOC131308108 gene encoding uncharacterized protein LOC131308108, translating into MVTDNSSSPGGILAIPSPSQVSNSCSQEMGLVPYLPDNANEILTGKGQLFESPDLFKQSVLLFAASNKFSFTYLDNSRAYYRLVCKVPGCPWKLTAKCEGSSDLVRVIMLRNEHLHNAEDASNYKLTFRSKQVGLLFKNRIVDKPEYLPRDICKDFEHVFQCRLNYSQGWRAKEKAKEAITGPPSMTFHLVPWMCRRLVEAIPNTRAIWTSTNEAKFKQLFVSYGCSIAAFRLGYLRPVLKLDACFLTGYYWGHVLSARAHDADDGLYPLAYAIVSSENDEDWLWFLVNLKEVLGGCQVVLVTDWNTSLLNGIIKVFGGDCNAWCLRHLKENFSKFASSKGLKAER; encoded by the coding sequence ATGGTCACTGACAATAGTAGCTCGCCTGGAGGAATACTGGCAATACCTTCTCCAAGTCAGGTGAGCAATAGTTGTAGCCAAGAGATGGGGTTGGTGCCGTACTTGCCGGACAATGCAAATGAGATTTTAACTGGGAAGGGTCAACTATTTGAAAGCCCTGACCTTTTCAAGCAATCAGTGTTACTATTTGCTGCATCCAACAAGTTCAGCTTCACTTATTTGGATAATAGTAGAGCCTACTATCGATTGGTATGTAAAGTACCAGGGTGTCCTTGGAAGCTAACTGCAAAATGTGAAGGTTCAAGTGATTTGGTTCGTGTCATCATGTTAAGGAATGAGCACCTACACAATGCAGAAGATGCTAGTAATTATAAGTTGACCTTTCGTAGTAAACAAGTGGGGTTGCTTTTCAAAAACCGAATTGTGGACAAGCCTGAATATTTGCCGAGGGATATTTGCAAGGACTTTGAGCATGTGTTCCAATGTCGTCTGAATTACAGTCAAGGTTGGAGGGCGAAAGAAAAGGCTAAGGAAGCCATCACAGGACCTCCTTCGATGACTTTCCACCTAGTCCCATGGATGTGTCGGCGGCTTGTTGAAGCCATACCAAACACTAGGGCAATATGGACGTCAACAAATGAAGCCAAGTTCAAGCAACTTTTTGTTTCTTATGGTTGCTCCATTGCAGCATTCCGATTAGGTTATCTAAGGCCAGTTTTGAAATTGGATGCATGTTTCTTGACCGGATACTATTGGGGCCACGTTCTATCGGCTAGGGCACATGATGCGGACGATGGGTTGTACCCCCTAGCATATGCCATTGTGTCTAGTGAGAATGATGAAGACTGGTTATGGTTCTTGGTTAATCTTAAGGAAGTTCTTGGAGGATGTCAAGTCGTCTTGGTCACCGATTGGAATACTTCTTTGCTCAATGGTATAATAAAGGTTTTTGGCGGGGATTGTAATGCATGGTGTCTCCGTCACCTAAAGGAAAACTTTAGCAAGTTTGCCAGCTCAAAGGGGTTGAAAGCTGAAAGATGA
- the LOC131308109 gene encoding uncharacterized protein LOC131308109 produces MVLCVNFFVSCAVISMMVRSKANARKSVVPPMKVQVKMGAIVHEGSSSHQKQRKPSCFAVYVKDFTRGLKAIFEEDNIIKQTEVMAAMSEWWHEGYLRKKYDKPYSGSSSEEENDEVDVNDEESSEQEGDNCPPRPKKKKKKSTGESKKKKKVPVCQ; encoded by the exons ATGGTTTTATGTGTAAACTTCTTCGTTTCATGTGCAGTTATCTCTATGATGGTACGTTCAAAGGCCAATGCTAGGAAATCAGTAGTACCACCTATGAAAGTGCAGGTCAAGATGGGTGCAATAGTTCACGAGGGAAGTAGTTCACACCAGAAGCAACGGAAACCTAGTTGTTTCGCTGTTTATGT GAAGGATTTTACTCGAGGTTTAAAGGCAATATTTGAAGAAGACAATATAATAAAACAAACAGAG GTGATGGCAGCCATGTCGGAATGGTGGCATGAGGGATACTTGCGAAAGAAGTACGACAAACCCTATTCTGGATCAAGTAGTGAGGAAGAGAATGATGAGGTCGATGTGAATGATGAGGAATCGAGTGAACAAGAGGGCGACAATTGTCCGCCCCgtccaaagaagaagaagaagaagagtacaggggagagtaaaaagaagaagaaagtgccGGTATGTCAATAA